One window from the genome of Melospiza georgiana isolate bMelGeo1 chromosome 13, bMelGeo1.pri, whole genome shotgun sequence encodes:
- the TTLL13 gene encoding tubulin polyglutamylase TTLL13 isoform X2: protein MKEAAEHEEWTVYWTDSTVTLERLMEMKRFQKINHFPGMIELCRKDLLARNLNRMLRLFPKEYNIFPRTWCLPADYGDFLAYRSMRKARTYICKPDNSCQGRGIFITHHPEEIKHGERMICQQYISEVLGWSWGRTPASPLLPGSPQACWRCRCGCGTSGTQTKLVPLLSSTGRGAVPQLTLLLPLSSQPFLIDGFKFDMRIYVLVTSCDPLKIFLYKEGLARFATMRYIDNSTRNLGDICMHLTNYAINKHNENFNTDDMVGSKRKLSTLNAWMAKHNYDTSKLWADIDDIVIKTLISAHPVLKHHYQSCFSNRTTGCACFEILGFDILLDRRLKPWLLEVNHSPSFNTDSQLDHEVKDALLCDTFNLINVHACDRKKVLEEDKRRVKERLLQASQPPWESRRREQESSQAAWLAQAETYENEHLGGFRRIYPAPGTEKYEPFFQQSRSLFQDTAASKAREEHARQQLEEMRLKNEKLEAIRKKKTERNKGTTPTTHLSYRSTKSWDRKRVQYNSMKPQNIVEHEEKRRLNALQQREKQIRGLGITELLSQLLPTAETQRPYVLQSQLLFPWDVIEEHNARKLMMLFSFLGVPARPLAHRVLPSPAAQGLPQHMAGPDPKDTETLCIRGQSIPCHARRRGARAQGGGWQQGPAAGAALPQPCAHPRGQQPREQGLPGTASQAEGCNAGSRSSSDGGSCPPTSPASPQQAPCDGTSSCAVELPAATAAQHTHTSHRGRASSCQCVTPRRHLAPCHCPSDSQPEKHR from the exons ATGAAGGAGGCGGCCGAGCACGAGGAGTGGACGGTGTACTGGACGGACAGCACGGTCACTCTGGAGCGCCTCATGGAAATGAAGCGCTTCCAG AAAATCAACCACTTCCCAGGCATGATCGAGCTGTGCCGCAAGGACCTGCTGGCTCGCAACCTGAACCGCATGCTCCGGCTCTTCCCCAAGGAGTACAACATCTTCCCCCGCACGTGGTGCCTGCCAGCAGA CTACGGAGATTTCCTTGCCTATAGATCCATGAGGAAAGCAAGAACATACATCTGCAAGCCTGACAACAGCTGCCAGGGAAGAGGGATCTTCATAACCCACCACCCAGAGGAGATCAAGCACGGGGAGCGCATGATCTGCCAGCAGTACATCTCTGAGGTACTGGGATGGTCCTGGGGGAGGACTCCAGCATCCCCCCTGCTCCCCGGGTCTCCTCAGGCCTGCTGGAGGTGTCGGTGTGGCTGTGGCACATCGGGGACACAGACAAAGCTTGTccctctgctgagcagcacaggcagaggagcagtTCCTCAgctcaccctgctcctgcctctttcCTCTCAGCCCTTCCTCATCGATGGCTTCAAGTTTGACATGCGCATCTACGTGCTGGTCACATCCTGTGACCCCCTGAAGATCTTTCTCTACAAGGAGGGCCTGGCCCGGTTTGCCACCATGAGGTACATCGATAACAGCACGAGAAACCTG GGTGACATCTGCATGCACCTGACCAATTATGCAATCAACAAACACAATGAAAACTTCAACACGGACGACATGGTGGGCAGCAAGAG GAAACTGTCCACCCTGAACGCCTGGATGGCAAAGCACAACTATGACACATCAAAGCTCTGGGCAGATATTGATGACATTGTTATAAAGACATTGATTTCAGCTCACCCTGTGCTGAAACATCATTACCAGAGCTGTTTCTCCAACCGCACTACTGGCTGTGCCTGCTTTGAAATCCTGGGCTTTGACATTTTGCTGGATAGAAGGCTGAAGCCATGGCTGCTGGAG GTGAACCACTCTCCCAGCTTCAACACAGATTCTCAGCTAGACCACGAGGTGAAGGATGCCCTTCTGTGTGACACCTTCAACCTGATCAATGTGCACGCCTGTGACAGAAAGAAGGTGCTGGAGGAAGACAAGCGGCGGGTAAAGGAACGGCTCCTGCAGGCCAGCCAGCCTCCCTGGGAGTCCAG GCgcagggagcaggagagcagccaggctgcctggctggcacaggctgagACCTACGAGAACGAGCACCTGGGGGGCTTCCGACGCATCTACCCAGCACCCGGGACAGAGAAGTACGAGCCATtcttccagcagagcaggtccCTCTTCCAGGATACAGCAGCATCCAAGGCAAGAGAAGAGCATGCCAG gcagcagctggaggagatgcgcctgaaaaatgaaaagctggaagctatcaggaagaagaaaacagagaggaaTAAAGGCACAACTCCTACAACCCACCTTTCCTACAGAAGCACCAAGTCATGGGACAGAAAG CGTGTGCAGTACAACTCCATGAAGCCCCAGAACATTGTGGAACACgaagagaagaggagactgaatGCTCTGCAGCAGCGTGAGAAGCAGATCCGAGGGCTGGGCATCACtgagctgctttcccagctgctccccacgGCTGAAACCCAGAGACCCTACGTGCTCCAGAGCCAG ctACTGTTTCCCTGGGATGTCATTGAGGAGCACAACGCCCGCAAATTAATGATGCTTTTCTCATTCCTGGGAGTCCCAGCTCGGCCCTTGGCACACAGGGTTttacccagccctgcagcccagggcctgCCACAGCACATGGCAGGCCCAGATCCCAAGGACACGGAGACCCTCTGCATTCGAGGCCAGAGCATCCCGTGCCACGCGCGGCGCAGGGGCGCCCGGGCGCAGGGcgggggctggcagcagggcccggcggcgggggcggcgctcccccagccctgcgcCCACCCCCGggggcagcagcccagggagcagggccTCCCTGGCACCGCCAGCCAGGCTGAAGGCT GTAACGCTGGTAGTCGGTCATCCTCCGATGGGGGCAGCTGTCCCCCGACGTCCCCAGCCAGCCCCCAGCAGGCCCCATGTGATGGCACTTCCAGCTGCGCTGTGGAGCTCCCCGCCGCCACTGCCGcgcagcacacacacacctcacACCGCGGCAGAGCCTCGTCGTGCCAGTGCGTCACACCACGCCGGCACCTTGCCCCGTGCCACTGCCCCTCAGATTCACAGCCTGAAAAGCACAGGTAA